A window of the Chloroflexus sp. Y-396-1 genome harbors these coding sequences:
- a CDS encoding CPBP family intramembrane glutamic endopeptidase, whose protein sequence is MRVPASVRPTGSLFADPRIRWGGGLMGAVWLIGILGGLTGLTEWPALVLYVIGGLGVAVILGRTQGWATLGVTKANLRAATLWGGGIGVGLMLLDWINTFFYYRGGGAPMEAMETILVGMGFLYLFPVLVLAEELLWRGVLLFGLRDSGLNAHLTVGLTTLFYALNHLFVAPVPLFERWLMVGMALPIGVIGGYLVLRTRNVWAAVWLHGLSLVAMVADIFIIPGLARG, encoded by the coding sequence ATGCGTGTACCTGCATCTGTACGTCCAACCGGATCGTTGTTCGCCGATCCCCGTATCCGTTGGGGAGGCGGCTTGATGGGAGCAGTCTGGCTCATCGGTATTCTCGGCGGGCTCACGGGCTTGACGGAATGGCCTGCACTCGTGCTTTACGTTATCGGCGGACTGGGAGTTGCCGTTATCTTAGGACGAACCCAAGGCTGGGCAACACTAGGAGTAACGAAAGCCAACCTGCGTGCAGCAACGCTTTGGGGTGGCGGGATTGGTGTCGGGCTGATGCTCCTCGACTGGATTAACACCTTTTTCTACTATCGTGGTGGTGGTGCACCGATGGAAGCCATGGAGACGATTCTGGTTGGAATGGGCTTCCTGTACCTCTTCCCAGTGCTGGTACTGGCTGAGGAACTTCTCTGGCGTGGTGTGCTACTGTTCGGTCTGCGCGACTCAGGTCTGAATGCCCATCTGACGGTGGGACTGACAACGCTATTTTACGCGCTGAATCACCTGTTTGTGGCGCCGGTTCCGCTGTTTGAGCGCTGGTTGATGGTGGGAATGGCACTCCCGATTGGTGTAATTGGCGGCTATCTGGTGCTGCGTACCCGCAATGTTTGGGCAGCAGTGTGGTTGCACGGGTTGAGTCTGGTGGCAATGGTCGCTGACATCTTTATCATTCCAGGACTGGCACGCGGATAA
- a CDS encoding site-specific DNA-methyltransferase, producing MTILCGDCREILKKLDDTSVDLVYIDPPFFTQKTPSLTTQDHTTEYSFEDRWDSLDDYLSFMREVLCQCKRVLKTTGSIFLHCDKSASHHLRILLDQVFGAENFQSEIIWTYRRWSRCSTL from the coding sequence ATGACAATACTTTGTGGAGATTGTAGAGAAATATTGAAGAAACTGGATGACACAAGCGTCGATCTTGTGTACATAGATCCGCCCTTTTTTACCCAAAAAACCCCTTCGCTCACTACACAAGATCACACAACAGAATACTCCTTTGAAGATCGTTGGGATTCTCTTGACGATTACCTCTCTTTTATGAGAGAGGTTCTATGTCAATGCAAGCGTGTGCTAAAAACAACAGGAAGTATCTTTCTTCACTGTGATAAGTCTGCATCACATCACCTTCGTATACTACTTGACCAGGTCTTTGGTGCAGAAAACTTCCAGAGTGAAATTATCTGGACGTACCGAAGATGGTCAAGGTGTTCCACTCTCTGA
- a CDS encoding site-specific DNA-methyltransferase translates to MKLSGRTEDGQGVPLSDVWYIPFLNPKAKERVGYPTQKPVLLLERIIKIATDAGDCVLDPFCGSGTTLVAAALSGRTYIGIDISSAAVKLSAERLRNPMKSESHLLAVGEEGFREKSDYERRILKAIDAIPVERNSGIDGFLRRFVNGHPVPIRIQKEHEDIETAKRKLITASKSKKCSMMILIRTRLEDSSQLFNWTDDNILVIDAYDLIINSWLEKQERRNKPEQ, encoded by the coding sequence GTGAAATTATCTGGACGTACCGAAGATGGTCAAGGTGTTCCACTCTCTGATGTCTGGTATATCCCCTTTTTGAATCCCAAGGCAAAAGAAAGAGTTGGTTATCCTACACAAAAACCAGTTTTGTTATTAGAGCGAATTATCAAAATAGCGACAGATGCCGGCGATTGCGTACTAGACCCATTTTGTGGTAGTGGAACTACATTAGTTGCGGCAGCATTATCAGGACGTACTTATATTGGAATAGATATATCCAGCGCCGCAGTGAAGTTGTCAGCAGAACGATTGCGGAATCCAATGAAAAGCGAGTCACATCTACTCGCAGTTGGCGAAGAAGGATTTCGAGAAAAATCCGATTACGAGCGGAGAATCCTGAAAGCAATAGACGCTATCCCAGTTGAGAGAAACAGTGGAATAGATGGTTTTCTAAGAAGGTTTGTCAACGGACATCCCGTACCAATACGGATTCAAAAAGAACACGAAGATATTGAAACTGCGAAGCGTAAGTTAATAACGGCCAGTAAATCCAAAAAGTGTTCCATGATGATATTGATTCGAACAAGGTTAGAAGACAGCTCACAACTTTTTAATTGGACAGATGATAATATATTGGTGATTGACGCCTATGATCTCATTATCAACTCATGGCTTGAAAAGCAAGAACGCCGGAATAAGCCAGAACAATAG
- a CDS encoding ArsA family ATPase, with amino-acid sequence MRILFYTGKGGVGKTSVAAASALRCAQLGYRTIVLSTDAAHSLGDSLGVDLRAEPLQVAPNLWAQEINALHELESSWGTVSRYLADLLAWQGVETIAQGELSVIPGTEELFSLLQIKRHYDEGKYDVIVVDAAPTGETLRLLSLPDVMRWWIARLFPIARALLRVVRPVARRVTDMPIADDDVLASAQQAIDALIDVRQLLTNHQICTARIVMNLEKMVIREAQRSLTYLSLFGYAVDAIIVNRILPPDVDAHFAQWRAMQQQYAPLVEEMFEPLPILRAPHFSQEIVGTELLNELADHLFADRDPTTFLYQGPTQRVEKTAYGYDLIVPLPFASEDQVHLAQSDDELLISVGWHRHRIVLPQSLARLRAQDAFFEDSSLRVIFRRDVAA; translated from the coding sequence ATGCGAATCCTCTTCTACACCGGCAAGGGCGGCGTTGGTAAAACCAGTGTCGCAGCGGCAAGCGCCCTCCGCTGCGCCCAACTGGGGTATCGAACAATTGTACTTTCGACTGATGCAGCTCACTCGTTAGGCGACTCGCTCGGTGTCGATCTGCGAGCAGAGCCGCTTCAGGTAGCACCTAATTTGTGGGCGCAAGAGATCAATGCCCTTCATGAGCTTGAATCAAGCTGGGGAACCGTATCACGCTATTTGGCCGATCTGCTGGCGTGGCAGGGAGTCGAGACGATTGCCCAGGGGGAGTTGTCGGTTATTCCCGGTACTGAAGAACTCTTTAGCCTACTCCAGATCAAGCGCCATTACGACGAGGGGAAGTACGATGTCATCGTCGTTGATGCAGCGCCAACCGGTGAAACACTGCGTTTGTTGTCACTCCCTGATGTGATGCGCTGGTGGATCGCCCGTCTCTTCCCAATCGCCCGTGCGCTGCTCCGTGTGGTGCGACCTGTTGCACGACGAGTCACCGACATGCCGATTGCCGACGACGACGTGCTGGCCTCGGCCCAGCAGGCTATTGATGCCCTGATCGATGTTCGTCAGTTGTTAACGAATCACCAGATTTGCACGGCCCGCATTGTTATGAACCTGGAAAAAATGGTGATTCGCGAGGCCCAGCGCTCACTGACCTATCTCAGTTTGTTTGGCTATGCAGTCGATGCAATTATTGTCAATCGGATTTTACCTCCCGACGTTGATGCCCATTTTGCGCAATGGCGTGCGATGCAGCAGCAATATGCGCCCCTCGTTGAAGAGATGTTCGAGCCGTTGCCCATCCTGCGGGCTCCCCATTTTTCTCAAGAGATCGTCGGTACCGAACTCCTCAATGAATTAGCCGACCATCTCTTCGCTGATCGCGATCCGACCACTTTTCTCTACCAAGGCCCGACGCAACGGGTCGAGAAGACCGCCTATGGCTACGATCTGATCGTCCCGCTGCCGTTTGCCTCTGAGGATCAGGTGCATTTAGCGCAGAGTGATGATGAATTGCTTATCTCGGTGGGCTGGCATCGCCACCGAATTGTGTTGCCACAATCGCTGGCCCGTCTACGGGCGCAAGATGCCTTTTTTGAAGACTCTTCATTGCGCGTCATTTTCCGTCGTGATGTGGCTGCCTGA
- a CDS encoding zinc ribbon domain-containing protein: MPIYEYFCPACNGQFQKLVRGFSDPPGLACPRCGNTEVRRAISRFATLKSEDDRLESLADPSNFMGLDESDPRSIARWAKRLGKELGEDAGEDWDEMVDQMLEEELSGKKDEDDARRSGDKPDDLGWA, from the coding sequence ATGCCGATTTATGAATACTTTTGCCCCGCTTGTAACGGTCAGTTCCAAAAACTAGTACGTGGGTTTAGCGATCCACCGGGCTTAGCCTGCCCGCGCTGCGGGAATACCGAGGTGCGACGTGCAATCTCACGTTTCGCTACGCTCAAGTCGGAAGATGACCGCCTCGAATCACTGGCCGACCCGTCAAACTTTATGGGGTTGGATGAGAGCGATCCGCGCTCGATTGCCCGTTGGGCCAAGCGTCTGGGCAAAGAGCTAGGTGAAGACGCTGGTGAAGATTGGGATGAGATGGTTGATCAGATGCTTGAAGAAGAGCTGAGCGGAAAGAAGGATGAAGATGATGCGCGGAGATCGGGCGATAAGCCTGATGATCTCGGATGGGCCTGA
- a CDS encoding pyrimidine-nucleoside phosphorylase: MRMVEIIAAKRDGRPLTTAEIEWVVKHYTAGDIPDYQMAALAMAIVLRGMDDRETADLTIAMARSGDMLDLHDIAPLTVDKHSTGGVGDKTTLVVAPLVAAVGLPVAKMSGRGLGFSGGTIDKLESIPGFRTSLSTEEFRRAVHEPGLVVAAQSGDLAPADKKLYALRDVTATVESIPLIAASVMSKKLASGADCIVLDVKYGRGAFMQTLDDARQLARTMVAIGHHAGRKVTAVLSSMQQPLGFAIGNALEVREAIAALRGSGPPDLVELSLVLGSELVRMAGLRDSVDAARLLLREALQSGAAWEKFRAMVVNQGGDPTVIDEPERLPTAPVQVAFPAPRSGFITAIDGQALGMVVNGLGGGRSRKEDTIDHAVGLVLHAKVGDHVTAGEPLLTVHAAHQADVDQIAERIRFAYTIHDKPPPLLPLVEDIIREI, translated from the coding sequence ATGCGAATGGTGGAAATAATTGCGGCTAAGCGCGATGGCCGCCCTTTGACCACCGCTGAAATCGAGTGGGTGGTCAAACATTACACAGCCGGTGATATTCCCGATTATCAGATGGCTGCACTTGCAATGGCTATTGTGCTGCGGGGAATGGATGACCGCGAGACAGCCGATTTGACTATCGCGATGGCCCGTAGTGGCGATATGCTCGATCTGCATGATATTGCCCCATTGACCGTTGATAAACATTCAACGGGTGGGGTTGGTGATAAAACAACACTGGTTGTAGCGCCTTTGGTAGCCGCGGTTGGCTTGCCGGTGGCAAAGATGAGTGGTCGTGGTCTCGGTTTTAGTGGTGGCACGATTGACAAACTTGAGAGTATTCCTGGCTTTCGTACCAGTCTTAGTACGGAAGAGTTTCGGCGTGCCGTCCATGAACCGGGATTGGTGGTGGCTGCGCAGAGCGGTGATTTGGCGCCAGCCGATAAGAAACTTTACGCTTTACGCGATGTGACCGCAACGGTTGAGTCGATTCCACTGATTGCCGCCAGCGTGATGAGCAAAAAACTGGCTTCCGGTGCGGATTGTATTGTACTTGACGTAAAATATGGACGCGGAGCATTCATGCAGACGCTTGATGATGCCCGTCAATTGGCACGAACCATGGTTGCGATTGGGCATCATGCCGGACGGAAAGTGACCGCCGTGCTCAGCAGTATGCAGCAGCCACTCGGTTTTGCGATAGGGAACGCACTGGAGGTGCGGGAAGCCATTGCTGCACTGCGTGGTTCTGGCCCGCCCGACCTGGTCGAGCTATCACTGGTGTTGGGAAGTGAGTTAGTGCGCATGGCCGGTTTGCGGGATAGTGTTGATGCTGCTCGCCTGTTGCTGAGAGAAGCATTACAAAGTGGTGCAGCCTGGGAGAAGTTTCGTGCGATGGTTGTCAACCAGGGTGGTGATCCAACGGTGATCGATGAACCCGAACGTCTGCCTACTGCACCAGTACAGGTTGCGTTTCCGGCTCCACGCAGTGGTTTTATCACGGCGATTGATGGGCAGGCCTTGGGCATGGTCGTGAATGGGTTGGGCGGTGGGCGGTCACGTAAAGAAGATACCATCGATCATGCGGTAGGGTTGGTGTTACACGCCAAGGTGGGCGATCACGTTACTGCTGGTGAGCCATTACTTACCGTTCATGCGGCACACCAGGCCGATGTCGATCAGATTGCTGAACGTATCCGTTTTGCCTATACTATTCATGATAAACCACCGCCATTGTTGCCGCTCGTTGAGGATATTATTCGTGAAATCTGA
- a CDS encoding bifunctional ADP-dependent NAD(P)H-hydrate dehydratase/NAD(P)H-hydrate epimerase, whose product MSEVTLPFVVTAGQMRAAEEAAVAQGTTWATLMEQAGAGVALAVRQHVALPADRHVLVFVGPGNNGGDALVAARHLADVGAKVILYIWRRTGADDNLLACRARNIPELYSTSDSDGSQLASALATAAVVIDGLLGTGGRPPTNDLATIIKAVNAARARRPELRVVAIDLPSGVAADDGQISTVAIRADLTVATGLIKRGLLLWPGRGYAGKIVVAPIGLSELDRALTMSELLTAAQARTLLPPRPADAHKGVFGKVLVLAGSINYPGAAVLACVAAQRAGAGLVTLATGRTVLSLATLPPEITLLPVAEGDWGAIGPAAIDDLAEHLSRYQTLLIGPGLGQAEVTRKLVLRLFGLDQARSRTRVGFVAIGETTPESAPQTVELPHTVIDADGLNILSGAPKWFERLPPERCVLTPHPGEMRRLLGVAELPVDLVQTAAEAAQHWRQTVVLKGATTVIASPDGRTVIHDGANPALATAGSGDVLAGVIAGLIAQGCPPFAAATLGVYLHGAAGARARATFGDAGVIAGDLLPLLPLVMQELRSG is encoded by the coding sequence ATGAGTGAAGTGACGTTGCCATTTGTCGTAACTGCCGGTCAGATGCGGGCTGCAGAAGAGGCTGCTGTTGCTCAGGGGACGACGTGGGCTACGTTGATGGAACAGGCTGGCGCCGGTGTCGCTCTGGCAGTGCGCCAACATGTTGCTTTGCCGGCCGATCGACACGTATTAGTCTTTGTCGGTCCTGGCAATAACGGTGGAGATGCGTTAGTGGCGGCTCGTCATCTGGCTGATGTAGGGGCAAAGGTTATCCTATATATCTGGCGCAGAACTGGTGCAGATGATAATCTCCTGGCCTGTCGTGCCCGCAATATTCCTGAGCTGTATTCGACGTCCGATTCTGACGGTTCCCAGCTCGCTTCGGCGCTGGCGACGGCAGCCGTTGTGATTGATGGTCTATTAGGAACTGGCGGGCGACCACCGACGAATGATCTGGCAACGATTATTAAGGCAGTGAATGCCGCACGTGCCCGTCGCCCTGAGCTACGTGTGGTGGCTATCGATCTGCCGAGTGGGGTAGCCGCCGATGATGGGCAGATATCTACAGTGGCCATTCGGGCCGATCTGACTGTGGCTACTGGCTTAATCAAGCGGGGATTATTACTCTGGCCCGGTCGCGGGTATGCGGGCAAGATTGTTGTAGCACCTATCGGGTTATCTGAATTAGATAGAGCACTGACCATGAGTGAACTTTTGACCGCAGCGCAAGCACGAACATTGCTACCGCCTCGTCCGGCTGATGCCCATAAAGGTGTGTTCGGGAAGGTATTGGTGTTGGCCGGTTCCATTAATTATCCCGGGGCAGCGGTTTTGGCCTGCGTAGCCGCCCAACGCGCTGGCGCCGGTTTGGTGACGCTGGCTACCGGTCGCACGGTGCTGTCGTTGGCAACCTTACCTCCAGAAATCACACTCTTACCGGTCGCCGAAGGTGATTGGGGAGCTATTGGCCCGGCTGCAATCGACGATCTAGCCGAACATTTGTCCCGTTACCAGACATTGCTGATCGGTCCAGGATTAGGACAGGCTGAAGTTACCCGCAAGCTGGTATTACGTTTGTTTGGACTTGATCAGGCCCGCAGCCGGACACGAGTCGGCTTTGTCGCCATTGGTGAAACGACCCCGGAATCGGCGCCGCAGACGGTTGAATTGCCGCACACTGTGATCGACGCCGATGGCTTGAATATTCTTTCCGGTGCGCCAAAATGGTTTGAACGCTTACCGCCCGAACGTTGTGTGCTTACTCCGCATCCCGGTGAGATGCGTCGTCTGTTGGGTGTCGCTGAGTTACCTGTTGATCTGGTACAGACGGCAGCAGAAGCGGCGCAGCACTGGCGACAAACAGTTGTGCTAAAAGGAGCGACTACGGTGATTGCGTCACCTGATGGTCGAACAGTGATTCACGATGGGGCGAATCCGGCATTGGCAACCGCTGGATCGGGTGATGTATTGGCTGGGGTGATTGCCGGTTTGATCGCACAGGGTTGTCCACCATTCGCGGCTGCAACGTTGGGTGTCTATCTGCACGGTGCGGCTGGCGCACGAGCACGCGCCACTTTTGGCGATGCCGGCGTGATTGCCGGTGATTTGTTACCGCTCTTACCGCTGGTGATGCAAGAGTTACGCTCCGGTTAA
- the acpS gene encoding holo-ACP synthase has protein sequence MLYHGVDLVEVARIRRVVMRYGQRFLLRVYTSIEQADCTAAAEGIRYEALAARWAAKEACAKALGIGLRGLGALAVTDQPRAGFQEIEVIRDATGRPLLRLSGVAAETASALGIRALVVSLSHTHELAVASVVGWAG, from the coding sequence ATGCTGTATCACGGGGTCGATCTGGTAGAGGTAGCGCGCATTCGTCGGGTGGTGATGCGCTACGGTCAACGATTTTTGCTCAGAGTGTATACGTCGATTGAACAGGCTGATTGTACCGCCGCAGCAGAAGGAATCCGTTATGAAGCATTAGCAGCGCGCTGGGCAGCCAAAGAGGCCTGCGCCAAAGCGTTAGGGATCGGTTTGCGCGGTCTGGGGGCGTTGGCCGTTACCGATCAACCACGTGCAGGGTTTCAGGAAATCGAAGTGATACGTGATGCTACCGGTCGCCCTCTGCTGCGGCTGTCGGGGGTGGCCGCTGAAACTGCTTCCGCGTTGGGTATTCGAGCGTTGGTCGTAAGCTTGTCGCATACGCATGAACTGGCCGTAGCTAGTGTGGTCGGTTGGGCAGGTTGA
- a CDS encoding ABC transporter permease, which translates to MQQTLPMPTVSPRARALRRFEWHALGLPVTLVSLLLLWQAGVTFSGYPAFILPSPALVAGRFWQALSSGILWQHTSATLSAALGGFALALIIAVVLGYTLAHIRWLEQALAPVLAASQAIPVVAVAPLIILWFGTGLTSKVLVAALITFLPILIGTIVAIRSIPRELIEMAYISGANRWQLLRYVEVPLALPVLFGGIRTGLSLATTGAVVGEFVAGRVGLGALINIARGLFDTPLIFVALITLALITLTLYVLAGLLERILVRWEA; encoded by the coding sequence ATGCAGCAAACACTACCAATGCCAACCGTATCGCCGCGGGCGAGAGCATTACGGCGTTTTGAATGGCATGCCCTTGGCCTGCCAGTAACGCTCGTAAGCTTACTATTACTCTGGCAAGCCGGCGTAACGTTTAGTGGCTATCCGGCCTTTATTCTCCCTTCCCCGGCCCTGGTTGCCGGACGCTTCTGGCAGGCGCTGAGCAGTGGGATACTCTGGCAACATACCTCGGCGACCCTGAGTGCTGCCCTTGGCGGGTTTGCGCTGGCACTCATCATCGCCGTCGTACTCGGCTACACACTGGCGCATATACGCTGGCTCGAACAGGCTCTGGCACCGGTATTGGCCGCCAGTCAGGCAATTCCGGTGGTGGCGGTGGCACCGCTGATCATCCTCTGGTTCGGCACCGGCCTGACCTCTAAAGTATTGGTCGCTGCTCTGATCACCTTCCTGCCAATCCTGATCGGTACTATTGTGGCGATCCGCAGTATTCCACGCGAACTGATTGAAATGGCCTACATCAGCGGCGCTAATCGCTGGCAATTACTACGCTACGTCGAAGTGCCACTGGCGCTCCCCGTACTCTTCGGCGGTATACGCACCGGTCTGTCGCTGGCAACCACCGGTGCCGTCGTTGGGGAATTCGTCGCCGGACGGGTCGGTCTGGGGGCGTTGATCAATATTGCCCGTGGTCTGTTTGATACACCACTGATTTTTGTAGCACTGATCACGCTAGCTCTGATCACATTGACACTATATGTCCTGGCGGGTTTACTAGAACGAATATTGGTTCGTTGGGAAGCATAG
- a CDS encoding ABC transporter substrate-binding protein, with protein MKRQFFLFLVILAVMLSSCGTSTPTTAPTTAPTAASAPQAQPTLRRVTLAMSYIPNVQFAPYYVAAAKGYYAAEGIEVIFDYNFENDVSQRAATWPASGVEFATTSGTSVLLARQQGLPIKTVMTLYQRFPIAFFAKANVPLQSVNDLRGQTIGIPGRFGESFYALLAALYAGKMTEADVVVQEIGFTQTAAVMEDKVPIATGYAMNEPVQLREQGIAVNVLLAADVFNLAANGIAVSEALIQQEPELVRGFVRASLRGLADTLANPDEAFELSLQFVPEAQLGNPDLQRKVLIESLPFWQNEMTSQYGLGYTDGQLWARTEEFMRAAGLLSAPVDVQKAFTNEFVPGGSY; from the coding sequence ATGAAAAGGCAGTTCTTTTTGTTCCTCGTAATACTCGCAGTGATGTTAAGCTCCTGCGGAACATCCACTCCGACAACAGCGCCAACGACAGCCCCGACTGCGGCATCTGCACCACAGGCACAACCAACGCTGCGCCGTGTTACACTGGCGATGTCGTACATTCCCAATGTGCAATTCGCACCTTACTATGTGGCGGCCGCCAAAGGGTACTACGCTGCAGAAGGCATTGAGGTCATATTCGACTATAACTTCGAGAACGATGTGTCGCAGCGGGCAGCGACCTGGCCGGCGAGTGGGGTTGAATTTGCCACCACCAGCGGCACTTCTGTCTTACTGGCGCGCCAGCAGGGATTGCCGATTAAAACAGTGATGACCCTCTACCAGCGGTTTCCGATTGCCTTCTTTGCCAAAGCCAACGTGCCTTTGCAGAGCGTCAACGATCTGCGAGGTCAGACCATTGGTATTCCGGGTCGGTTTGGCGAAAGCTTCTACGCCTTGCTTGCCGCACTATACGCCGGGAAGATGACAGAGGCAGACGTGGTGGTGCAAGAGATCGGTTTTACGCAGACGGCTGCGGTCATGGAAGATAAAGTGCCGATAGCGACCGGTTATGCGATGAATGAGCCGGTACAATTGCGCGAGCAGGGCATAGCCGTAAACGTCTTACTGGCCGCCGATGTCTTTAATCTGGCTGCCAACGGTATTGCTGTCAGCGAGGCATTGATTCAGCAAGAACCCGAGCTTGTGCGCGGTTTCGTGCGGGCCAGTCTGCGCGGATTAGCCGATACCCTAGCAAATCCTGATGAAGCCTTTGAACTGAGTCTACAGTTCGTTCCTGAAGCACAGCTCGGCAATCCCGACCTCCAACGCAAGGTACTGATCGAGAGTCTACCATTCTGGCAGAATGAAATGACATCCCAATATGGCTTAGGCTACACTGATGGACAACTTTGGGCGCGCACCGAAGAATTTATGCGCGCTGCGGGTCTCCTGTCGGCACCGGTTGATGTGCAGAAGGCGTTTACGAATGAGTTTGTGCCCGGCGGATCGTACTGA
- a CDS encoding type II restriction endonuclease, whose protein sequence is MDKEQFLAVLQTEVATFNSAVSTSNGDWIIKGFIDIYKNIYTISVDTKVISKIMKLLLFPELARFAEKYGLKMILSEQQNFYPDISFVDDEDHRFALDLKSTYRIDSDRVNGMTLGTFTGYFRERNSTKNITFPYGSYSGHFVLGAIYSKTDGLIDERRRYNFDELERITSVIRDFQFFAQEKYRIASDRPGSGNTKNIGSVTEIDKLISGSGPFASLGEHVFDDYWMYYLTKDMARAVELKRPPYTNLRGYLKYKGLAK, encoded by the coding sequence ATGGATAAAGAACAGTTTTTGGCCGTCCTGCAAACTGAGGTCGCGACATTCAATTCGGCAGTCTCTACATCGAACGGCGATTGGATTATTAAGGGATTCATTGACATATATAAAAACATCTACACTATTTCGGTGGATACAAAAGTTATCTCAAAAATTATGAAACTTTTGTTGTTTCCCGAACTTGCCCGATTTGCTGAAAAGTACGGCTTGAAAATGATATTATCAGAACAACAGAACTTTTATCCAGACATAAGCTTTGTTGACGATGAAGATCATCGTTTTGCACTCGACTTGAAGAGTACCTATAGAATTGATAGTGATCGCGTGAATGGTATGACACTTGGTACCTTTACCGGGTATTTCCGAGAAAGGAACAGTACAAAAAACATCACCTTTCCTTACGGTTCTTACAGTGGCCATTTTGTTCTTGGGGCCATTTATTCAAAGACAGATGGCTTGATTGACGAACGCAGAAGATATAATTTTGATGAACTTGAACGTATCACATCTGTCATCAGAGACTTTCAGTTTTTCGCTCAGGAGAAGTATCGCATTGCGTCTGACCGCCCTGGTAGTGGAAACACCAAGAATATTGGCTCAGTTACAGAGATTGATAAACTTATAAGCGGCTCTGGCCCGTTTGCGTCACTAGGGGAACATGTTTTCGATGATTACTGGATGTATTATTTAACCAAAGATATGGCTAGAGCGGTGGAACTCAAGCGGCCTCCTTACACTAACCTCCGCGGTTATCTAAAATACAAAGGATTAGCCAAGTGA
- a CDS encoding Dam family site-specific DNA-(adenine-N6)-methyltransferase yields MIVQGLPRATKYVIVPPIKCQGIKTRLVQFILSNLSWHGKGRWIEPFLGSGVVLFNVQPERALVNDINPHIIRLYQMIYDGSLSSEEVRAYLTAEGKKLLLEGEDYYYLVRERFNKTGNPLDFIFLNRSCFNGVMRFNSKGEFNVPFCRKSDRFRQAYVTKIVNQISKIQKIMRGKDWEFRIGDWRECLENVTADDFVYLDPPYIGRHTDYYQQWTENDAAELAKIAQKLPCGFALSMWKENKYRLNEHLGRYWDGLVERTFTHFYHVGSTENLRNAMEEALLIKPGYETLPVETTISAKPIQLVLTLHEQAD; encoded by the coding sequence GTGATTGTGCAAGGATTGCCACGGGCAACAAAATATGTGATTGTCCCCCCGATAAAATGTCAGGGGATTAAGACTAGGCTTGTTCAATTTATTTTGAGTAATCTTTCTTGGCATGGAAAAGGCCGATGGATCGAGCCGTTTTTGGGATCAGGTGTAGTTTTGTTTAATGTCCAGCCAGAACGTGCTTTAGTAAATGATATTAATCCTCATATCATCAGACTGTACCAGATGATTTACGATGGGAGCTTATCTTCGGAAGAAGTAAGGGCATACCTGACGGCAGAAGGTAAAAAACTGTTATTAGAGGGCGAGGATTATTATTATCTGGTCAGGGAGCGTTTCAACAAAACTGGCAACCCTTTGGATTTTATTTTTCTCAATAGATCATGTTTCAATGGAGTTATGCGCTTTAACAGCAAAGGTGAATTCAATGTCCCATTTTGCCGTAAGTCAGATCGTTTTCGTCAGGCATACGTAACCAAGATAGTCAATCAAATTTCCAAAATACAGAAAATCATGCGGGGTAAGGATTGGGAATTCCGCATTGGAGATTGGCGAGAATGTCTCGAGAATGTAACAGCAGATGATTTTGTTTATCTTGACCCGCCATATATAGGCAGACATACAGATTACTATCAGCAATGGACAGAAAATGATGCGGCAGAATTAGCCAAGATTGCTCAAAAATTACCTTGTGGTTTTGCATTATCTATGTGGAAAGAAAACAAATATCGCCTGAATGAACATCTTGGTCGTTACTGGGATGGATTGGTGGAACGAACGTTTACACATTTTTATCACGTAGGCTCAACGGAAAATCTTAGAAACGCAATGGAAGAAGCATTGTTGATAAAACCCGGTTACGAAACACTACCTGTCGAAACCACAATATCAGCTAAACCAATCCAACTGGTACTTACCTTGCACGAACAGGCAGACTAA